A section of the Kribbella sp. HUAS MG21 genome encodes:
- a CDS encoding bifunctional glycosyltransferase family 2/GtrA family protein, with product MQIPGHPRVEIVVPVKNEENDLGPNIRRLREFLDTAFPFPAEVCIADNGSTDATYEIGVLLASELPGVRVVRLEQSGRGRALKQVWSESTAEVLAYMDVDLSTNLNALLPLVAPLFAGHSDVAIGTRLAKSSRVVRRPKREFISRSYNLLLRATLNAHFSDAQCGFKAIRADVARELLPLVEDTSWFFDTELLVLAEQAGLRIHEVPVDWVDDLDSRVAIAKTVGEDLRGIARLLRSRVDLEPVRQQFGRPRILDPRTALAARVLRFCMVGVLSTAAYALLYLVLRQWVPAQVANVLALLITAVGNTALNRRITFGVRGVDGRWRHQLRGLVTFGIGWSLTAASLWLLHTAVAAPHQAVEITVLTIANLAATVVRFSLFQTWVFDDDAPTLPAFEPPAVLDQTGSN from the coding sequence ATGCAGATTCCAGGTCATCCTCGGGTCGAGATCGTCGTACCCGTCAAGAACGAGGAAAACGACCTCGGACCGAACATCAGACGGTTGCGGGAGTTTCTCGACACCGCTTTCCCGTTTCCGGCCGAGGTCTGCATCGCGGACAACGGAAGTACGGACGCGACCTATGAGATCGGCGTGCTGCTCGCGAGCGAGCTGCCTGGGGTCCGGGTGGTCCGGCTCGAGCAGTCCGGGCGTGGGCGCGCGCTGAAACAGGTCTGGTCCGAGAGCACCGCCGAGGTGCTCGCCTACATGGACGTCGACTTGTCCACCAATCTGAATGCGTTGCTGCCGTTGGTGGCGCCACTGTTCGCCGGACACAGTGACGTTGCCATCGGCACCCGGTTGGCGAAGAGCTCCCGGGTGGTCCGGCGGCCGAAACGCGAGTTCATCTCGCGCTCCTACAACCTGTTGCTACGGGCAACGTTGAACGCGCATTTCTCGGACGCGCAGTGCGGGTTCAAGGCGATCCGCGCGGACGTGGCACGCGAGCTGCTGCCGCTGGTGGAGGACACCAGCTGGTTCTTCGACACCGAGCTGCTGGTGCTCGCCGAGCAGGCCGGCCTCCGGATCCACGAAGTACCGGTGGACTGGGTCGACGACCTGGACTCGAGGGTCGCGATCGCGAAGACGGTCGGCGAGGACCTGCGGGGGATCGCTCGCCTGCTACGCAGCCGCGTCGACCTCGAGCCGGTACGGCAGCAGTTCGGCCGGCCAAGGATCCTCGATCCCCGGACCGCGCTCGCGGCGCGCGTTCTTCGCTTCTGCATGGTCGGTGTGCTGAGCACAGCGGCGTACGCGCTGCTCTATCTCGTCCTGCGGCAATGGGTGCCGGCTCAGGTCGCGAATGTGCTCGCCCTGCTGATCACCGCGGTCGGCAACACCGCGCTCAACCGGCGGATCACGTTCGGGGTGCGCGGTGTGGACGGCCGGTGGCGGCATCAGCTGCGCGGCCTGGTCACGTTCGGGATCGGCTGGAGCCTGACCGCGGCATCCCTGTGGCTGTTGCACACCGCGGTCGCCGCGCCGCATCAGGCCGTCGAGATCACGGTCCTGACCATCGCGAACCTGGCCGCCACCGTGGTCCGGTTCAGCCTCTTCCAGACGTGGGTGTTCGACGACGACGCACCGACACTGCCCGCCTTCGAACCGCCAGCGGTTCTCGACCAGACCGGGAGCAACTGA
- a CDS encoding glycosyltransferase family 39 protein has translation MTTLSDPVEATRSRAITTQFALSRDKILYGGLLVLTAIAYLWGLSKNGYANEYYAAAVQAGSTSWKAWFFGSFDASSFITVDKTPASLWVMGLSGRLFGFSSWSMLVPEALMGVASVGFVYVSVRRWFSANAALLAGAVLALTPVAVLMFRFNNPDALLILLLCAGAWAVTRAIDAGKHAARWMMLAGALVGFGFLTKMMQAFLILPAFGIAYLVAGKPALGKRLVHLVLATGSLVVSAGWWVAIVELLPASARPYIGGSSTNSILELTLGYNGLGRLNGNETGSVGGGTGNPGWGGATGVQRLFGGEFASQIAWLLPAALIATVVLVVAAGKAPRTDRKRAFALLWGGWLVVTGLVFSYMQGIIHSYYMIALAPAIAALIGAAMAVLWRRRTEWLPRTTLAGGILLTAGWGFALLNQTPTWQPWLRWMVLVTGVLAAGSLMLLPELKLRRTAARRAGVFAAVLLVVSALAGPTAYSLSTIGTAHAGALPSAGPAGVGGMGGRGGFGGGRMGTPPTQDGNGTTQQPGTGTTRSPGGVGGFLGGGGTSGVSSELVALLREGADGYTWAAAAVTANGAAPLQIASGEPIMAIGGFNGTDAAPTLAEFKELVAQGKIHYFVGGGGGMMGGRNGTSNEIATWVADNFQSQTVGNTTIYDLSTGTGA, from the coding sequence ATGACCACTTTGTCCGATCCCGTCGAGGCGACCAGATCCCGCGCGATCACGACGCAGTTCGCCTTGAGTCGCGACAAGATCCTGTACGGCGGCCTACTGGTGCTGACGGCCATCGCGTATCTGTGGGGCCTGTCCAAGAACGGGTACGCGAACGAGTACTACGCGGCCGCGGTCCAGGCCGGGTCGACGAGCTGGAAGGCCTGGTTCTTCGGGTCGTTCGACGCGTCGAGCTTCATCACCGTCGACAAGACGCCCGCGTCGCTGTGGGTGATGGGGTTGTCCGGGCGGCTCTTCGGGTTCAGCAGTTGGAGCATGCTGGTGCCCGAGGCGCTGATGGGCGTGGCGAGCGTCGGCTTCGTGTACGTCTCCGTCCGGCGCTGGTTCTCCGCGAACGCGGCGCTGCTGGCCGGGGCAGTGCTCGCGCTGACGCCGGTCGCCGTACTGATGTTCCGGTTCAACAACCCGGACGCGCTGCTGATCCTGCTGCTCTGCGCCGGTGCGTGGGCGGTGACGCGGGCGATCGACGCCGGCAAGCACGCGGCGCGATGGATGATGCTGGCCGGTGCGCTGGTCGGGTTCGGGTTCCTGACGAAGATGATGCAGGCGTTCCTGATCCTGCCGGCGTTCGGGATCGCGTACCTGGTGGCCGGTAAGCCGGCGCTCGGGAAGCGGCTCGTGCATCTGGTGCTGGCGACGGGCTCGCTTGTTGTCAGTGCCGGGTGGTGGGTCGCGATCGTCGAACTGCTGCCGGCTTCGGCGCGGCCGTACATCGGTGGGTCGTCGACGAACAGCATCCTCGAACTGACGCTCGGGTACAACGGGCTCGGGCGGTTGAACGGCAACGAAACCGGGTCGGTCGGTGGCGGCACCGGTAACCCTGGCTGGGGTGGCGCTACCGGGGTGCAGCGGCTGTTCGGTGGTGAGTTCGCCTCGCAGATCGCCTGGTTGTTGCCGGCTGCGCTGATCGCGACTGTCGTACTGGTCGTTGCTGCGGGCAAGGCGCCGCGGACGGACCGGAAGCGGGCGTTCGCGTTGTTGTGGGGTGGCTGGCTGGTGGTCACCGGGCTGGTGTTCAGCTACATGCAGGGGATCATCCACAGTTACTACATGATCGCGCTGGCGCCGGCGATCGCGGCGCTGATCGGTGCGGCGATGGCGGTGCTCTGGAGGCGGCGTACGGAATGGTTGCCGCGGACCACGTTGGCTGGTGGGATCCTGCTGACGGCCGGGTGGGGTTTCGCGCTGCTGAACCAGACGCCGACGTGGCAGCCGTGGTTGCGGTGGATGGTGCTCGTGACTGGGGTGCTTGCTGCTGGGTCGTTGATGTTGCTGCCGGAGTTGAAGTTGCGTCGTACGGCGGCTCGCCGGGCTGGGGTGTTCGCTGCGGTCTTGCTCGTGGTGAGCGCGCTGGCGGGGCCGACGGCGTACTCACTGTCGACGATCGGTACGGCGCATGCCGGGGCGTTGCCGTCCGCCGGGCCTGCGGGAGTCGGCGGGATGGGCGGACGCGGAGGCTTCGGCGGCGGCCGGATGGGTACGCCGCCCACGCAGGACGGCAACGGTACGACGCAGCAGCCGGGGACTGGTACTACGCGGAGTCCTGGTGGTGTGGGTGGATTCCTCGGTGGCGGCGGGACCAGCGGGGTGTCGAGCGAGCTGGTGGCGCTGCTGCGGGAGGGTGCCGACGGGTACACCTGGGCGGCCGCGGCCGTAACCGCGAACGGGGCCGCACCACTGCAGATCGCGTCCGGCGAGCCGATCATGGCGATCGGCGGCTTCAACGGAACCGATGCGGCGCCGACCCTGGCCGAATTCAAGGAACTGGTTGCCCAGGGCAAGATCCACTACTTCGTCGGAGGCGGCGGCGGAATGATGGGCGGCCGCAACGGCACCTCCAACGAGATAGCCACCTGGGTAGCCGACAACTTCCAGTCCCAAACCGTAGGCAACACCACCATCTACGACCTCTCCACCGGAACAGGAGCATGA